Genomic segment of Gopherus flavomarginatus isolate rGopFla2 chromosome 2, rGopFla2.mat.asm, whole genome shotgun sequence:
actctctagtcctgcagcctcttattctctctggcatactgattcataactgctttcaccaaatcttctttgcttttccttggtttccgcctcaagttctgtagtctttcagcaggctgtgatagggccagaggattcaaggacacttaaaaaaaacagaaatagaaacatttaatacagaggctgcattgtttataatcataGTGAAgaagtttgtagactatttgtagcaccatttacacatagcaaacatagcacagagaggccacagcagcgaagacatggtgagtaatggggtgaatgtttctgccgcgactcacctgggaaggggagctgcttgagtcagggctcactggggtttctgtgcattggagaaagcagagagcagctggggggaagtgcactgaacaccacccccacaattgccacagcagttactcctcCAATCAATGTTTCTGCCgtgactcacctgggaaggggagctgcttgagttagggctcactggggtttctgtgcattggggaaagcagagagcagctggggggggacctgcactgaacactatccctacattttcaacaggattttctactgccagatatatcgctgctgcgggttacctgggaagagcaggagggtcttctacagcaatgtggattccgccctggtccctatgcagcttgcctgtgtgcagcaatggtccccccacccctcacggcacagtggcagggacgcgttagcctgactgggacaaggaccacggtggctctccctataaacttgcgcaagcgcattgcccacgctctggctgaaacttttgaagagattaccgaggccgatgaccgagacgtgatagaccaaatcaatgggctattccacatctagacatgtatgcatgcagccataacccccccactcctctcccaaaacatttccatccttaaaataaaagctgcttaccgggaacccgctcctctgcttcttcttcaccaacaagttccagctgctgcaactggctagcttcctcctggcttgagaaacGCTCCTGgatgcatgcctcctgggactccagggtgtctccctccaccccagtagcctcactctcggtttcctctacaccctccccctcttctccctgccctgaactctccatcgtggtcctcggattggcagtggggtcacacccaagtatcgcatccagctccttgtaaaaatggcaggtcatgggggcagctcctgagcggcggtttccctcacgggctttgcaataggcgctctgcagctcctttactttaaccctgcactgcaatgcgtcccgttcatggcccctttgcaacatggactttgatatctggccataggtatcgtaatttctacaactggagcgcagctgtgactgcacagcttcctcaccccaaacactgatgaggtcctgcagctcacaagtgttccatgctggggctcgtttggggcatggaggcatggtcagtgattgattgattgattgcactccacacctggctgagcaaacaggaaggggatttttaaaattcccggggcatttaaagagcgggtcacctgagcccagggcagtggagtgcgaaacgatgagcagagtggctgaaaaggtatgctgggataccccCTAAtgccctggaggccaataacagcgcttttggtggccacacttgatgagcagcgctgcatcaccagcgctggaatcgctacaccccaagcagaccaggtgtacagccagcgctgcagccagggagttgcagcactggctgtgctttgcaagtgtggacacagagtgagttgcagcactgtaaccccatcaccagtgctgcaactctccagtgtagccaagccctcagggtatgtctacactacctgtcagatcagcgggcagcgattgatccagcagggatcaatttatcacatctagtctagatgcgataaattgacccccaagcactctcccatcgactcctgtactccatcaCTGCAAGAAGCACAGgaggagtcgacgggggagcggcagcagtcgactcacca
This window contains:
- the LOC127043961 gene encoding zinc finger and SCAN domain-containing protein 20-like; its protein translation is MPPCPKRAPAWNTCELQDLISVWGEEAVQSQLRSSCRNYDTYGQISKSMLQRGHERDALQCRVKVKELQSAYCKAREGNRRSGAAPMTCHFYKELDAILGCDPTANPRTTMESSGQGEEGEGVEETESEATGVEGDTLESQEACIQERFSSQEEASQLQQLELVGEEEAEERVPVSLNPLALSQPAERLQNLRRKPRKSKEDLVKAVMNQYARENKRLQD